Proteins found in one Choloepus didactylus isolate mChoDid1 chromosome 3, mChoDid1.pri, whole genome shotgun sequence genomic segment:
- the MRPS18C gene encoding 28S ribosomal protein S18c, mitochondrial, translated as MAAVVAVCSALGRKKLTDLVTTAVCLTGSGTHSVLWRRGCSQYKQVTSHEDLPIPMENPYKEPLKKCILCGKRVDYKNVQLLSQFISPFTGCIYGRHITGLCGKKQKEITKAIKRAQIMGFMPVTYKDPAYLKDPKVCNIRY; from the exons ATGGCAGCTGTGGTTGCTGTTTGCAGTGCTTTAGGAAGGAAGAAGTTGACGGACTTGGTAACGACTGCCGTTTGCCTCACAGGTTCCGGGACTCACTCTG tGCTATGGAGAAGAGGTTGTTCACAATACAAACAGGTGACCAGCCATGAGGACCTG ccCATTCCAATGGAAAATCCTTATAAAGAACCTCTTAAAAAATGTATCTTGTGTGGAAAACGTGTAGATTATAAGAATGTACAG CTTTTGTCCcagtttatttctccatttactgGATGTATTTATGGAAGGCACATAACAG gtctttgtggaaagaaacagaaagaaatcacaaaagcaATTAAGAGGGCTCAGATAATGG GTTTCATGCCAGTTACTTACAAGGATCCTGCCTATCTCAAAGACCCTAAAGTTTGTAACATCAGATATTga